The Flavobacterium sp. HJ-32-4 genome contains a region encoding:
- a CDS encoding beta-ketoacyl synthase N-terminal-like domain-containing protein, producing the protein MTTPVSLTAIASVSALGTAYDEVMTAYREGRPRFSLYGPEAAYVAPLTVEGRDAVERIRLSDPKYKSLDDSVLFALLVARKAAASAGWTDGRFGINIGSSRGATGVFETHHKEFLTTGKTSPLASPVTTLGNIASWVSHDLGSSGPDISHSITCSTALHAVLNGIAWIRGGMADRFLAGGSEAPLTPFTLAQMKAMKIYSKEEGLYPCRALDFTKTANSMVLGEGAAVCCLERGVQPNALAYITGYGYATELLEHNASLSAEATCFQRSMRMALEGMDPASVDAIVMHAPGTKRGDRAEKAAIDHVFGAQVPLLTGNKWMVGHTFGASGLLSLEMAVMMVRSNTFFSVPFLTPSSDRDIRRVLVNAVGFGGNAVSLVVDRVE; encoded by the coding sequence GTGACCACACCTGTTTCCCTAACGGCGATTGCCTCTGTTTCTGCCCTCGGCACCGCGTATGACGAGGTCATGACGGCGTATCGCGAAGGACGTCCCCGTTTTTCACTTTACGGTCCTGAGGCAGCGTATGTGGCCCCGTTGACCGTTGAAGGACGCGACGCGGTGGAACGCATTCGTTTGTCGGACCCGAAATACAAAAGTCTGGATGACTCGGTCTTATTTGCCCTGTTGGTGGCACGGAAAGCGGCTGCTTCTGCCGGTTGGACAGATGGACGCTTCGGCATCAACATCGGATCATCGCGCGGGGCTACGGGTGTATTCGAAACGCATCATAAAGAATTCCTTACCACCGGTAAGACGTCGCCTTTGGCATCGCCGGTGACCACCCTTGGCAATATCGCGTCATGGGTGTCGCACGATTTGGGTAGTTCGGGTCCGGACATTTCGCATTCCATTACCTGCTCGACGGCCCTGCATGCCGTATTGAATGGCATTGCCTGGATCAGGGGTGGGATGGCCGATCGTTTTTTGGCCGGAGGAAGTGAAGCGCCGCTCACGCCGTTCACGCTGGCACAGATGAAAGCGATGAAGATTTATTCGAAGGAGGAAGGCTTGTATCCCTGTCGTGCCCTCGATTTTACCAAGACGGCTAATAGCATGGTATTGGGGGAAGGGGCGGCGGTATGCTGCCTGGAACGCGGGGTGCAACCGAACGCGTTGGCGTATATCACCGGTTATGGGTACGCTACCGAACTTTTGGAGCACAATGCCTCGCTTTCGGCGGAAGCCACCTGCTTCCAGCGGTCGATGCGGATGGCATTGGAAGGGATGGATCCCGCTTCTGTGGATGCGATTGTGATGCATGCGCCGGGAACTAAACGGGGTGACCGTGCGGAAAAAGCGGCCATCGATCACGTATTTGGCGCACAGGTCCCTTTATTGACCGGCAACAAATGGATGGTCGGGCATACGTTCGGCGCCTCTGGATTGCTGAGCCTTGAGATGGCGGTGATGATGGTGCGGTCGAATACCTTCTTTTCGGTTCCGTTCCTGACCCCATCGTCGGATCGAGACATCCGTCGGGTGCTGGTAAATGCCGTCGGCTTTGGCGGAAATGCGGTGAGTTTGGTGGTGGACCGCGTCGAATAA
- a CDS encoding regulatory protein RecX, which yields MEEKDILRRATSYCAYQERSHSEVRQKLRSMGATGAMTERIITQLITDDFLNEERFARSFARGKNGMKKWGRIRIREELRQHGVSEPNIRLGLSEIEESVYLSQFAKLCETKWESLNGLENRLRQKKCADFLIYKGYESDLVFSEVKRIARLS from the coding sequence ATGGAGGAAAAAGACATCCTGCGGCGCGCTACTTCCTATTGCGCCTATCAGGAACGCAGCCATTCGGAGGTGCGCCAAAAACTGCGCTCAATGGGTGCCACCGGCGCGATGACCGAACGTATCATCACCCAACTCATCACCGATGATTTCCTCAATGAAGAGCGTTTCGCCCGTTCCTTCGCCCGCGGCAAAAACGGGATGAAAAAATGGGGCCGGATCCGAATTCGGGAAGAACTGCGCCAACATGGGGTTTCCGAGCCAAACATCCGCCTTGGATTGTCGGAAATCGAGGAGAGTGTATACCTATCGCAATTCGCGAAATTGTGCGAAACCAAATGGGAGAGCCTGAACGGACTCGAAAACAGGCTCCGCCAGAAAAAATGCGCTGACTTCCTTATTTACAAGGGCTACGAATCCGATTTGGTCTTTTCGGAAGTGAAACGGATTGCCCGCCTCTCCTAG
- a CDS encoding cupin-like domain-containing protein codes for MALNLTEIERVKTLSRKDFLDRYVKPQKPVVIEQLTADWPAYTKWHLEYIRDIAGDRTVPLYDDRPVSYKEGFNEAHATMKMSEYIDLLQSKPTNYRIFLYNLMKEVPMLKDDFRWPNIGLRLVKQLPMLFFGGENSRVFMHFDIDYSNILHFHFHGKKRCVLFAPDQTKYLYKVPHALISREDIDFDNPDFNKWPALAKAQGYVCELKHGEMLYMPEGYWHYMKYLTPGFSMSLRAFPRHIGNLSKALYNVTIMRYFDNLMRRWKGQAWIDYKNEEAVRRTNAVA; via the coding sequence ATGGCGTTGAACCTCACCGAGATTGAAAGGGTGAAGACCCTTTCGCGGAAGGACTTTCTTGACCGCTACGTGAAACCGCAGAAACCGGTCGTCATTGAACAGTTGACCGCTGACTGGCCCGCTTACACAAAATGGCATTTAGAGTATATCCGCGACATTGCGGGTGATCGTACCGTGCCGTTATACGACGATCGTCCGGTCTCCTACAAAGAAGGATTCAACGAAGCACACGCCACGATGAAAATGTCGGAATACATCGACCTGTTGCAGTCGAAGCCGACGAATTACCGCATTTTTCTGTACAACCTGATGAAAGAAGTGCCGATGTTGAAAGACGACTTCCGTTGGCCCAATATCGGGCTACGGTTGGTAAAACAGTTACCGATGCTTTTTTTCGGTGGGGAAAACTCGCGGGTATTCATGCATTTCGACATCGATTATTCCAACATCCTCCACTTCCACTTCCATGGCAAAAAGCGATGTGTGTTGTTCGCTCCTGACCAGACGAAATACCTCTACAAGGTTCCTCATGCCCTTATTTCGCGCGAAGACATCGACTTCGATAATCCAGACTTCAACAAATGGCCGGCGTTAGCCAAAGCACAAGGTTACGTATGTGAACTCAAACACGGTGAAATGCTTTATATGCCCGAAGGATACTGGCACTACATGAAATACCTGACGCCGGGCTTTTCGATGAGTTTACGCGCCTTCCCCCGACACATCGGCAACCTGTCGAAAGCACTGTACAATGTGACCATTATGCGCTATTTCGACAACCTGATGCGGCGCTGGAAGGGCCAAGCCTGGATCGACTACAAAAACGAAGAGGCCGTGCGCCGAACCAATGCCGTAGCGTAG
- the bioB gene encoding biotin synthase BioB, whose product MITRHDWTKEEIIALYNRPLMDLLYEAATVHREYHDPNVVQVSTLLSIKTGGCPEDCGYCPQAARYHTHIEGNDLMTVSHVKAQALRAKAAGSSRVCMGAAWRNVKDGPEFDQVLEMVRTINKLDMEVCCTLGMLTENQAARLAEAGLYAYNHNLDTSEEYYKEIISTRGYEDRLRTIDNVRKTNVTVCSGGIIGMGESVEDRAGMLVALASLSPQPESVPINALVAVEGTPMEDEKPVEIWDMIRMVATTRIVMPLTQVRLSAGRTNMSREGQAMCFFAGANSIFAGDKLLTTPNPDVNEDMKMFEMLGLKPQRPFAKMAQPQTVEAEDSQFTALGEKPRWSRPGHTIERNLEASKKAKTPTE is encoded by the coding sequence ATGATCACGCGCCACGACTGGACGAAAGAGGAAATCATCGCATTGTACAACCGTCCGCTGATGGACCTGCTTTACGAAGCCGCCACCGTACACCGTGAATACCACGACCCGAACGTGGTGCAGGTTTCTACACTATTGTCGATTAAAACCGGCGGTTGCCCGGAAGACTGCGGCTACTGCCCCCAGGCCGCCCGCTACCATACCCACATCGAAGGAAACGACCTGATGACCGTGAGCCACGTGAAAGCACAGGCATTGCGCGCAAAAGCAGCCGGTTCCTCACGCGTATGTATGGGTGCGGCATGGCGCAACGTAAAAGACGGACCTGAGTTCGACCAGGTGCTCGAAATGGTACGTACCATCAACAAACTCGACATGGAAGTGTGCTGCACCCTTGGCATGTTGACCGAAAACCAGGCGGCGCGACTGGCAGAAGCCGGCCTCTATGCCTACAACCACAACCTTGATACCTCAGAAGAATACTATAAAGAAATCATTTCAACGCGGGGGTACGAAGACCGTCTCCGCACCATCGACAACGTCCGTAAAACCAACGTTACGGTCTGTAGCGGCGGCATCATCGGAATGGGCGAAAGCGTAGAAGACCGTGCGGGGATGCTCGTGGCGCTTGCCTCTTTGTCTCCGCAGCCGGAATCAGTGCCCATCAACGCACTGGTCGCCGTGGAAGGAACGCCGATGGAAGATGAAAAACCCGTTGAAATCTGGGATATGATCCGGATGGTCGCAACCACACGGATTGTCATGCCACTTACCCAGGTTCGCCTATCAGCCGGACGCACGAACATGAGCCGTGAAGGCCAGGCGATGTGCTTCTTTGCCGGCGCGAATTCGATTTTTGCAGGTGACAAACTGCTCACCACGCCGAATCCGGATGTGAATGAAGATATGAAGATGTTTGAAATGCTCGGACTCAAACCACAGCGTCCGTTCGCCAAGATGGCACAGCCGCAAACCGTGGAAGCCGAAGACTCGCAATTCACGGCCTTAGGCGAAAAACCACGCTGGTCACGGCCCGGACACACGATCGAACGCAACCTCGAAGCCTCTAAAAAAGCCAAGACGCCAACGGAATAA
- a CDS encoding sodium/solute symporter (Members of the Solute:Sodium Symporter (SSS), TC 2.A.21 as described in tcdb.org, catalyze solute:Na+ symport. Known solutes for members of the family include sugars, amino acids, nucleosides, inositols, vitamins, urea or anions, depending on the system.): protein MNTFSTVDYAVFITYFFLVAGYGYWVYRRKKEKGTSESTNFFLAEGSLTWWAIGASLIASNISAEQFIGASGQGFTVGLAIAAYEWVAAIALIVVAVWFIPVYLKNRIFTMPQFLERRYNQSASLIMAVFWLFLYVFVNLTSILYLGALAINNMAGGEYFHLIVVVMAVFALIITLGGMKVIGFTDVIQVVVLVIGGLATTYIALCLVGEHFGLGSDAWAGFTTMMHQAPDHFKMIFDKPGPNSSQEDIDKYLLLPGVAMYFAGQWITNLNYWGCNQYITQRALGADLKTARTGILFAGFMKLAMPIIVMLPGIAAYVIWKDGGLQAEMAAGGEFSADNAYSSILGFLPAGLKGLSLAALTAAIVASLAGKANSISTIYTLDIYKKYINTEASEKKLVLMGRIAILVAMVLSVVLTWNDTLGIGMKGGFTFIQKYTGFVSPGVFAMFILGMFWKRTTGAAAITGLIAGFLFSIFFNMYAVDWFGAETWLWTAFRNSEKVYEIPFLIGMGWTFLFTVLLMVGVSLAGPKHNPKAFEIDSKMFRVAPSTLALIVLTLLIFSVLYVRFW from the coding sequence ATGAATACGTTTTCTACTGTTGACTATGCCGTGTTTATTACCTATTTCTTTCTTGTGGCCGGCTATGGCTACTGGGTGTACCGCCGAAAGAAAGAAAAAGGAACGTCGGAATCAACGAATTTTTTCCTGGCGGAGGGTTCCCTGACGTGGTGGGCCATCGGTGCTTCGCTCATCGCGTCAAACATTTCAGCCGAGCAATTTATTGGGGCATCCGGACAAGGCTTTACGGTGGGGCTGGCCATCGCCGCTTATGAATGGGTGGCCGCCATTGCGTTGATCGTCGTTGCGGTATGGTTTATTCCCGTGTACCTCAAGAACCGCATCTTCACCATGCCGCAGTTTCTCGAACGGCGCTACAACCAAAGTGCATCGCTTATCATGGCGGTCTTCTGGTTGTTTCTTTATGTGTTCGTCAACCTGACCTCGATCCTGTATCTGGGGGCTTTGGCTATCAATAATATGGCCGGAGGTGAGTATTTTCACCTGATTGTGGTCGTTATGGCCGTCTTCGCCCTCATCATCACGCTGGGAGGCATGAAGGTCATTGGCTTTACGGACGTCATACAGGTAGTGGTTTTGGTCATCGGAGGTTTGGCGACGACGTATATCGCATTGTGCCTGGTAGGCGAACATTTTGGTTTGGGAAGTGACGCCTGGGCGGGCTTCACCACCATGATGCACCAAGCCCCGGATCATTTCAAGATGATTTTCGACAAACCCGGACCTAATTCCAGCCAGGAAGACATTGATAAGTACCTGCTGTTGCCGGGCGTGGCCATGTATTTCGCCGGTCAATGGATTACGAACCTTAATTATTGGGGATGTAACCAATATATCACACAGCGTGCCCTGGGTGCCGACCTGAAAACCGCCCGCACCGGTATTTTGTTTGCCGGCTTTATGAAACTGGCAATGCCGATTATTGTCATGTTGCCGGGTATTGCGGCGTATGTCATCTGGAAGGATGGTGGCCTGCAGGCGGAGATGGCAGCCGGAGGTGAATTTTCAGCCGACAACGCGTATTCGTCGATCTTAGGGTTTTTACCAGCGGGCCTTAAAGGACTTTCCCTCGCGGCATTGACGGCGGCGATCGTTGCCTCGTTGGCCGGGAAAGCCAATAGTATCTCGACGATTTATACGCTTGACATTTACAAGAAATACATCAATACTGAGGCCAGTGAGAAGAAGCTCGTCCTCATGGGCCGTATCGCGATTTTGGTGGCCATGGTGCTTTCGGTGGTACTTACCTGGAACGACACCCTCGGCATTGGCATGAAAGGAGGCTTTACCTTTATCCAGAAATATACCGGATTTGTGAGTCCGGGCGTATTTGCCATGTTCATTCTCGGGATGTTCTGGAAGCGTACGACAGGTGCGGCGGCCATTACCGGATTGATTGCCGGTTTCCTGTTCTCGATCTTTTTCAATATGTATGCGGTCGATTGGTTCGGAGCCGAGACGTGGCTGTGGACGGCCTTCCGCAATTCCGAGAAGGTGTATGAAATTCCCTTCCTCATTGGGATGGGCTGGACATTCCTTTTCACCGTATTGCTTATGGTAGGGGTAAGCCTCGCAGGTCCGAAGCACAATCCGAAGGCGTTTGAGATCGATAGCAAGATGTTCCGGGTGGCGCCCTCCACATTGGCCCTGATTGTATTGACCCTGTTGATCTTCAGCGTACTTTACGTTCGTTTTTGGTAA